The stretch of DNA atatatatatatatatatataaatatcaaatgtaCCAGTAATTCAAGCTTAAATAAAACGTTCTCATCAATAAAACTACATAGAAATATCACAACAACATcaaattggaaaaataaaagagtaagATATGTCTTTCTCTCAGTCCCACACCCTCATTGGGCATTAACGGTACCTTTCTCTACTGCAAACTCTCCCATAAGGATCCTTCCAAACCCTTTTTCCAATACACATTGATTTATAGGAAACAATCACTCTTCTTCATATGTTCGTATATTTACAGCTATTGGCACATAACAATCCCCAAATTCATATATGGAAGGTTGAATACGGTTGATGcaacagaagaaaaaagaaagttaacGGAAGTTTAACCTCTGAACGGACCGGAAAACAGTGATGGCGCAAGCGACGAAGCAGTTGGTTGATGAGAGAGGGAGGCATAGGGTAGAATTAAACCTCTTTTAATTTCTCATGCGATTttagtctctttatttttactttactttactattttaacttttaaaattcgtaattttattgtatttaaaacaatattctttaattgtgtatcttttgtaatatttgaattttaatattttaaatcattaaaatatttctatgtaattttttattatacatagCAGGTGATCTTCTCCTTTGGAATAACAAAAAGTTAGCTTCCATTTATTAGAAGAATTTAAGCCACtacttaaatttgtaatttggcCAAAATATTCATGTTCCAAATTTTGGTAAGGACAGTACTATTACACTAGTggattgttagaaaaaaaataaatattttagtttgagtCTTATCTTGTATTATCATCATTTATATATCTTGAAACCTGTTCCAAGTGACGTTACTTCATAAATCACATGAGTCCTTCATCTTTTAcgatttttttctattctttttaattatctaattatCTTTATCTTGTTCTAAATCCATTTTATGATTGTTTACATGATCATCTTTGtcttaaatgtaaattttcatACTTATATAATCTTTTGATTTAAATTTGCGTCCAAGAGTAAGCATTTTGGAGTTCACATTCATATAGAAAtccttagaaaattaaaatcaaactgtaactttattatcttaaaaGCTATTTgcaaattatagttttatagtCTCAAAACAATCCAAATGGTCGGAATCACCCAAGAGGAATAGGCCAAGCTTTGGAGCATAAGAAGTTGGTACACACTTTACCAAAGCATAATGAAGCTGCTGGATACAGAGAATAATCAATGCCATTAATAATTTGTCTCAATTATTCTGTGAGTTCAACAGCTGTCAATCAATGCTGATGTGATGAATCATGTTGGTCTTAACTACACGAAATTTCGATCtccattaatttcatttcaccataattttaaaaaaacagcaaaaatcaattttaatcttTGGTGAAAGAGGACCAGAAAGCGATTCGGCAATGATTGTGTTTGCACAAACTCAATGATAAATAGAAGGCATATATCACATAATAGATCTATCTAATTCTGACGTAGTTGAAATGAACGCTAACCTCTCTCGACGCTATCGCTGCCGCCACGCTTGTACCACCTCGGGAACCGGTATGTGTGCTGCTGTCAAGCTCCAGCACCGAAGAATAAGAAATGTAATGGTTTCGTGTTGAGGGACTCAGTGAGAAGATCTTGCGGagataagaaaatgttttgaacgAAGAGAAGGGGACTAACCACACTAGCCCTCTCCCATTCCATCTCATGCGAGGCTTTTGGAGTTGGGGGCCTTTCGTGGGTAAAAAAAATGGGACCGATCACGGCTGGCCCACGAACTGCGAGTAAAAATGACAGCCCAAGCACAGACAATTGGTAATAAAGAGTGTCTCCTGCGTTTTTCTCTCCCAAATCTTTCCATCTTTGaggacatatattttattttcatatattttttcctgccttctcaagaaaaaaaaaattcattttctcttttttattgtaCAAGAGTAAGCATTTTGGAGTTCACATTCATATAGAAAtccttagaaaattaaaatcaaactgtAACTTTATCTTAAAAGCTATTTGCAAAATCTCGTAATTCACTAAGGGAAGTAGTAATGCATCCACTTCAATTAAAACTCCACCCAGTTAGATGTCGAGCAGTTCAAATGCGTTTTTTTTTTCGTCATTGTATAAGTTTCTCATTCAAACATTTTGAACACAGAACAAACCTATGATTAAAagcaaaataaatgaaataaaaacatgGCATTTTCTTACATCCAGCACGAGATTTAATGTCGTGAAATTATCATGTGAAGGAAAAGAACAGATACTCATTTTTGCAACCACAAAAAAGATGATTTGAAAAATAACTTAGTTCGGCAAaactataaaaggaaaagtaatgCGAGTACCAACCACTAAGTAACAATGCACAACAACATCAACTgcattaatgataataatagacCTGGCTAATACAAGTtcgaaaaacaaaatcatagcTCCATGAGCAAAGTGGCATCGATCTCCAAAAGTGCAAGACCCTTTTGCAAAATTCTCACACATGTGGAGCAGGGGCACTAGGAACACCGACATTGAAATAGTCAAAAGTAAATCTTTTACCATATTACTTGCCTCCTTTATCTGTTCGAAAGTTCCCTCAAGTTCAATGTTTCTAAGGTTTGGCGACAGATCTGCTTTGAGTTCACACCACCCTTCCCAATCATAGCTCCTGCCAGAGAAACTTCTACACTGATCTTGGCCGTAGAAATGGCGCCAAAGCTACCAGCCAAGGCAGGAGGCTCAATTCGACCAGCCATTCGACCAGCTGATGGAGGTCCCAAAGGTCGATGATCATCAAATGAGGGAGCAAAAGGTTTACCAAGTTCCCATTCACCATGAGCAAAATGTCACTTGTCACCAAATTTGCATCCTTCaccttagagaaaaaaaataatttaaccaataattatattataaaaaataaaattaaaattatgaaatgtgaaaaatcaaaatttctttacataatataatataatataatataatataatataatataatatatatatataatataatataatatatatatatatatatatatatatatgatagcgtttgtgtttatgaattttttaaatgtacataatattataaagtcaaaaaataaatgagaaataaagtaaaatgaataaagaaaacatgagaaaataattatcaataaataggaaaaaaaaagaagagaatatAGACATTTTTATGAGAAACacggttaatttttaaaattttaataaataattatattataaagaataaaattagaattatgaaatataGACATAAATGAGAGAATCCtctcatttttataatatatatatatatatatatataaactaacattttaatatctatactcataattatttagttttcatAATGTGTATGTTCTTATTAGATTTGGCCAAGAAGTTTTCAAGGTAGGTCGACTTCACTATTGACGTGTGGTCGAGTTCTGAATCATCCTCGagcttaaaatttaataactattacaaGTAGACCCAGTTATTAATGAACGagtttatgtgttgttgttagCATATGATTGAGTTTTACTCGGTTTTTCAACTCTATAGGCACTAGATCAACCAATTCTTGGCACATTGTTGGCCTTTCTTAGCATTAGATCGATCCAATATTTTGTTGGGCAGTCCTTTAAAagcatttaatttctttgtcctCGTTAATGAGAGGTTTTTATAGTTGTGATTACTTTCTTATGATATTTGATAGACGTTTTTTCACTTACCTTTTTTGACAAGTGGCATGTTCTGATTGGAGGTTTCCTAATTTTGAGAAGACATAACTCTTAGGCTTCTCTTGCCGCCATTCGCGAAGCATCTTTTATTTTCCCAAATGTTCGAACTAATTTTCATTGCCAATTCCTGCTTTGATTCATTCCATAGCTCAAATCATTCATGTCTTGCACATTCATGGAACCTGTTTCACAACACCTCAACACTATTTTTCAGTTCTTTGGTTTTCACTAGGATTTCgtgatttagttaattttgTTGAGTTCTAAATACATTTTATGGTTGCTCTAATAGATTGAAGCACATTTGATGACTTAGGTCCAATCATAGGTGAAATCAAAGTCCTAGTCACTTTAATCATGCTTAAAAGAATACAAGACATGGAGCTTCAAAAGCACCATGGACTTAATGAGCTTCAAATGCTTTTATCATGGCCAAGGAGGATATCAAGATTTGATGAGCTTTCTAATAGTCTATTAGTCTAGTTTAAATTGGGCTATGTATTAGGCCAAGCTttcaataaattgtaaaaactaTAAAACGTAGCTTGGATCATgaatagggatgtcaacgggacggGTAGGGTACAGTAGTAGTTCCCACATACCCTACccactggataaatatttgtctcgtacccgtacccatatccgtcgggtatccgttatatgggtacccgcataattttttaataatatccacggatatccacgggtatccgcgggtatttaaaaatataaaaataaatatttaacaacatattttaatataaattcaactaaaatacaatacataatattcaaaaattttaaacaaagtccaaataactcatttaaatagtgttgaatgacagtttacaaataaatgatttttttaaatctaatagataaaaaaaataactcattcaaaatcaatatgttaaaatattcatcatgttttttttattttttttaatttaaattaaagtatagcgggtacgggtattcacgagtacggatactatgatacctgtaTTTGTCTcgttaacatgcgagtattAAAAATATCGGTACCTATTACCCGCAAGTATTCATTtacaatatccatttcctacctgttgcaggttttatccgtggatacccacgGGTATGGATTTTTTTGACGTTGCTAATCATGAATCACCTAACCATTGAAATTGGATCCATCCAAGCGCAATTTCAATAGGCTAGGCTGAGAGCTAGCTAGCATTTTCCTTGCTTTGCACATTTAGCACATGGAGCAAATGAGGGAGGCGTGACATGCCACTTGGCAAGTGATCCAAAATTGGTGGATCTAGGAGTTACAAAAGGTTTCAAATATCCTAAAAAGGTCCTATTGGTCTTCCATCTTTAAGGGAATTGAgcatcaaattgattttgtgcCTGAGGCTAGTTTACAAATAGActagcctataggacaaatctccaagaaacaaaggagatagagacTCAAGTAAAAGACTTATTAGATTAGGGTTGGATTCAAAAGAGTCTTAGCCCTTATGTTCTTCCTATTTTATTAGTACTTAAGAAAGATGGCAAGTGGAGAATGTGTTGTGACTGTAGAGCCatcaataatattacaataaagtGTAGGCACTCAATTCCTAGACTAAATGATATATTGGATGAATTGCATGGTTCCATTATATTTTCCAAGATTCATctcaaaagtggttatcacctAACTAAAGAGGTTGATTAatggaaaactgctttcaaGACCAAGTTTGAATTGTATGAATGGTTagtgatgccttttggcctTACTAATGAACCAAACACTTTCATGTGACTCATGAATCACATCTTAAGGGATTATATAAGtaaatttgttgttgtttattttgatgatattttagTGTATAGTAAGAGTCTGCATGATCATTTAGGTCAGTCCTCTCCCTTCATAGGGTTAATCATTTGTTTGGTAACATAGATAAGTGTACTTTTTGTTTGATAATGTTGTCTTTTTAGGTTTTGTGGTGGTCAATAAAAGCGGGGTTCATGTGGACCCCAAGAAAATAAAGGttatccaagaatggcctaccaTTAAAGATGTTGGAGAAATTacgagcttccatggtttggcaagctttttATAAAAGGTTTATTCCTAATTTCTCTAGTCTTGCTTCACCACTTAATGAGTTAGTGAAGAAAGATGTCACATTCATATGTCCAGGTGCGTGAGGATCTGACTATGGGAGTtggaccagtgagaatcttggattctcaagtgaagcagctcagagggaaggagatcaGGACGGTGAAGGTGCTCTGGGATGAGGCAACTCAGGAAATGacgtgggagatggaggattTCATGAGGAGGACTTATCCTCATCTTTTCGTcggtaagttctctttttcgaggacgaaaaattttaaaggtgggggtaatgtaagacccgcaaaatttaattaattaaataaataaataattaataaatgcgggaggctagtgcatttatgacattaatttatgttatgtatgacgtggaaaagtgctagctcaaatggttgagagtactttgattgtctgagaagacttgggtttgagtcctatgtatgccaattatgtgtattttgttgttaatgttttaataatatgttgggcCACACTCAGTATGAGATAATGCTTGAAGTGTATGTGTTAGCAAGAAATATGGGTTGGCCTGATGGTTTAGAGTTGACTTAACTTTGGGCATGGTGTGGGTTCGAACCTGGGTAGACTcaaatttaacttctttttgCTAAAAGGTTGTGTGGCTGAATATGAATAGTTGATAGAGACTTTAGCAGAAGGGGGTGGCTAAAGGAGTGAAGTAGAGAGGGAAAAAGGAAGTGGTTGCACGGTCAGTCCTTGGTGATCAAAGGAATCCTTCAAATTCAAGTTTTAAGCGGGGgttttcaggttaggggagctgaacctgAATTTGCGTTTTAACTATCGTATGCTGGTGATTCTGATAGGTTTTGTACTCTGAATTTCGTGCTGCACATGAGGGAATTTGGGGTTATGGGTTTTGGGGACTGTTTCATTGAAATTGACCTAATGCATGCATATAAGGGGGTTGTGTTCGGGGTATTCTGTGATTATGTAAAGTTGGGTTGTTGGGGCATAACTTCGTGTCCAATTATGTTCATATGCCTATCTGAGTTGTGTTGAGTGAATTGGTATGTTTATGTTGCGTTTTGAGTCTTTGGTGCAATGTGGTATGCGTGAATCAGTGCCAGAACCTGCAGTTTTCGCTCAGGCAAGCTAGGCTCGCCTCAGCGAGACATGCAGGGACTCATAAACCTCTCTCTGCTCGAGCagttcgctcaggcgaggtgattTGGGTTTTGGGCGACAGAccaactcgcttaggcgagggtgaCTCGCCCAAGAGAGAATCCGTGGGTGTCTCGAGTGCATTGGTTGCGTAACTCGCGTAGGCGAGGTTTGTTTCTTAGGCGAAAtcgcatctcgctcaggcgagagactctcgcttgagcgagagttcgaAGAGCATTCTGATGGGAGTTCACTTGCAGCCCAAGCCAGAGAGGTGAGTTTTGGGCGAAACgtgatctcgcccaggcgagtgtgactcgcctaagcgagggttcGTGGTTGGTTTTGTGTAtggtgctcgctcaggcgaggtaacctagcctaagcgaggtgaACTGGAATGCTTAGGCGAAAGTTAGATGTTTAAGCCTAGAGATGGATGGGTGATAGGTTTAGAAGCAATAAATTGCAGTATTGGATTGATCGAAGATTGAATGGTGATGTGTGATCTATAAGGCTTCTAAGATATCTAGATGGtgagcttgctggtgttccatgggttgtggttcggaacgtatccttgagttgtggctcgggataggggttaagcacgtgacattctatgggttgtggcccggaatgacttcccttgagttgtggctcgggatagcagatgaacacgaggaatcTTGAGTTTTAgcttgggttggcgagtgtgccggtgtgagtgtgctggttgtggctagtacgaatgtgtccagatggattgccctcctcagtggttGCTGACAAGTTTGGTAGCCCTGGGACGTTgcttacatggttgtggccatgagaAGAACTCAAGCGAGGTTTCCTGATGTACTTATTatgcatggtggtggccatgtggagggaaggtaacGTGACTTCCATGAAGTGCATCGGTgcacatggtggtggccatgtgatggaaatAAAGTAAGATTCTGTGGGAAGAGAAAAGATACTtgatatggttgtggccatgcagtatattttgtatgttttaagcacatggtggtggccatgtgatgatcgtgtacgcggtactcatacatatctttaaaatcaataataaaacaactgcacataattggcatacataggactcgaacccaagtcctctcacacaatcaaagtactctcaaccacttgagctggtacttttccacgtcacattaaacaatagttaatgccataaaggcgatttctactcgcatttattaattaattaattatttaattaattaattttcacgggtcttacaattccCCCACCTTTAAAAGTTTTCGTCATCGAAAATAGAACTTACCAGCAAAGaggtgaggataagacttcctcatgaggtccaccatctcccaagtcatctcttGAGTTTCCTCGTCCCAAAGAACCTTCACCGTCTTCAACTCCTTACCTCTTAGTTGCCTGACCTGAGTATCCAATATGCGCACTGGTCCAACTGGCATAGTCAGATCCTCGCGTACTTGCACCTCATCTGACTCCAAAACATGATCTAGACTTGCAATGTATTTCCTCAACTCTAAGACGTGAAACACATTATGGAAGTTGGATAGGTGAGGTGGTAAAGTGATTTCATACGCCGCTGCACCTATTCTCCGTGTAATCTAATAAGGCCCTATAAACCTCGGAGTCAACTTCCTTGATTTAAGAACCCTTCCGATACCTATGGTTGGCGTCACCCGAAGAAGTACATGGTCTCCTTCATCAAACTTAAGTGGTCGTctcctcttatctgcataaGACTTTTGCCTACTCTGAGTTGCTCTCATCCAGTCTTGGATAAACTTGACCTTACTGGTCGTTTGTTGCAGAAATTCAGGACCAAGCACAAAGGTTTCACGATCCTGATACCAGCACAATGGGGTTCTACACCTTCTTCCATACAATGCTTCATAGGGCGCCACACCAATACTGGAATGGTAACTATTATTGTAGGTGAACTCCACCAAAGGTAGCACATCATTCCAGTTTCCCATATGATCCAACACACAAGATCTCAATAAGTCTTCTAGAGATTGGATGGTCCGTTCAGACTGCCCatctgtctgaggatgataCGCTAAACTCATCCTCGACTGTGTTCCCAAGGCCGCCTGCAACGATTGCCAAAACTGTGAGGTGAATCTAGGGTCCCGATCTGATACTATACTTTTGGGTACCCCATGCAATCTTACCACCTCTCGCACATACAACTCTGCTAACTTGTCCATCGACCACTTCTAATTCATAGGCAGGAAATGTGCACATTTTGTCAGTCTGTCTACTATCACCCAAACTGAATCATGGCCCTTAGTCGACCGCGGAAGatgtgtcacaaaatccatagaaatatTGTCCCACTTCCACTGAGGCACGTCTAGTGGTTGCAGGGTACCTCCCGGCTtttgatgttcaattttggCCTTTTGACATACCAAACACTGAGCAACAAAGTCTGCTACGTCTGCCTTCATACCATTCCACCAAAAGGACTCCTTCAaatccttatacatcttagtcatacctggatgtatgctaagacgactttgGTGACCCTCCTTCAGTATCTGCCTCCTGAAATGAGGCCCTCCTGGTACACACACTCTACCTTTAAATCGTAGAATGTCGTCCTCTCCCATCTAATAATCCTTCCCTTTTTCAGTACCTAACCACCCCACAAACTGTTGTAATTCCAAGTCATGCCCTTGAGCCACataaatttcattcaaaaattcattAGTAACTCTTAGCAAGCTACACTGTATCGAGTTTGATCCAAACTGCATCCCCAGGTTCATATCTCGGAGTTTCTCAATCAACTCTAACTCCTTTATCATCATACAAGATATATGCATCTTCTTCCGACTCAAAGCATCGGCTACAACATTTGCCTTGCCCGGATGGTAGAGCAATTCGAAGTCATAGTCTTTCAAATACTCCATCCACCTACgctgcctcatattcagctccttttggtcaaacaactacttcaaacttttgtggtcgctgaatACTCGAAATTGAGAGCCGTATAAATAATGCCTCCAAGACTTAAGAGCAAACACTATGGCGGCtagctccaagtcatgagtcgggtaattcttctcatgcaccttcagtTGACGAGAAGCATATGCCACTGCCCTCTTTTCTTGCATCAGTACACACCCCAGACCTTGATATGATgcatcacagtacacctcaaacACCTTCTCGGTATCTGGAATCACTAGCACTGGAGCGGTAGTCAAACACTTCTTCATTTCCTCAAAGCACTCTTTACACTGCTCGGTCCAAGAGAAAGACTGGTCTTTTCTTGTCAGTTGTGTCAATGGGTTCACCTTCTTTGAGATCCCCTCCACAAACCTCTTGTAGTAACCTGCTAGGCCCAAGAAACTTCGCACCTCCGTCACTGTCTTAGGCCTTTCCTAGTTAAGTACCATCTCAATCTTAGCCAGGTCTACTACAATACCCTTAGCTGAGATGACATGTCCAAGAAAGTGTACCTCCTTTAGccaaaactcacacttggacagcTTCCCATACAACTGGTGGTCTCCGAGTATCTTCAACACTACCTTCAAGTGATCGGCATGTTCCTCTCGTGTCCTCgagtaaataagaatgtcatcaataaagacaacaacaaacttatccaacCAAGGTCGGAAAattctattcatgtaatccatgaatactGCTGGTGCATTCGTCACTCCAAATGGCATCACCACATATTCATAGTGGTCGTATCTTGACCTGAATGTTGTCTTTTGCACATCCTCCAGCCGCACTAGAATTTGGTGGTATCCCGACCTCAATTCGATTTTAGAGAACACCCCTACTCCCTTCAACTGATCTAGCAAGTCGTCGATCCTTGGCAAtggatatttgtttttaatagtcATCTTATTTAGCTGCCTATAATCCACACATAGTCGCGagctcccatccttcttcttcactaacaaGATTGGAGCTCCCCAAGGCGACGCGCTTGGTCGAATGAATTGCTTCTCCAGTAACTCTTCAATTTGCTTCTTGTGTTCTACAAGCTCAGCCGGTGCCATTCTGTATGGAGCCATATACACTGGACCTGCACCAGGAATGAGGTCAATGGTGAAGTCAATTTCTCGACTCGGCGGCAACCCTGGCACTTCATCTGGAAACACATGTACATATTCATTAGCCACTGGTATAGATTGGATCACCTCCGCCGCACTTTTCTTCTCTAGCTTGGCCACCACCATAAAACACACAGCCCCGTCTTGTAACGCTTTCGCAGCTTCCTGAGATGATATCAATTCCAACCCTTCATGTTCTGGGAATACCAAATtgcgccgtccacaatcaattatgatgTGATTGTTAGACAACCAGTCCATTCCCAATATCACATCCATTCCCTCCAAGggcaagcacaccaagttcaccttgTATCTGTGACCTGCCACCACCATTGAACACCCAACACAGACTGAACTGGTAGCTACCTGGCCCAAGGAAGGAGTTGAAACAAGCAACTCACACCCCAAGTCACGTGTCACCAGACTCAATCGTCCCACACAAGCATTAGAGATAAAGGAATGGATGCGccagaataaaataaaactaagacATCATGCCCCATAAGTAAACAAGGTTGCAATATCAAGTTACCTGACTGAGTCGCCTCAGTAGATGTCATGGCAAAAACTCTCCCAACGGCCCGAGCTCGTTCTGCTGGCGACGCTACTTTTGGTTTCTTCGCACCAAGGCTCTTCTTCTCAGGGCAATTGTTCGCAAAATGACCTAGTTTGTCGCATATGAAGCACTTGTGACGATCACTGGATCCTCCTACCCCGCTGGTCAGTTGTGgacaatttcttttcaaatgggGTCCTCCATACTGGTAACAAGTAGGACCCTGAGACGTCTGTGGCCGGCTATACGGCTTCTTCATTTGTCGCGCGTCTACGACATTCCTCTGGTGTCTACTCATAACTGGGCCAAGGCCCTTCTCCAGGTGCTCAGCACTCTTGGCCTGTTCCACCAAGATTGGGAATCTTCTCTCTCGCAACGGTGTTACCACCCTCTTCAGCTCATGTCTGAGTCCTCGCTCAAACTTTAAACATCTCCATTCTTCAGTAATGGCTTGCGAGTAATAC from Vigna unguiculata cultivar IT97K-499-35 chromosome 8, ASM411807v1, whole genome shotgun sequence encodes:
- the LOC114194790 gene encoding uncharacterized protein LOC114194790; translation: MDKLAELYVREVVRLHGVPKSIVSDRDPRFTSQFWQSLQAALGTQSRMSLAYHPQTDGQSERTIQSLEDLLRSCVLDHMGNWNDVLPLVEFTYNNSYHSSIGVAPYEALYGRRCRTPLCWYQDRETFVLGPEFLQQTTSKVKFIQDWMRATQSRQKSYADKRRRPLKFDEGDHVLLRVTPTIELRKYIASLDHVLESDEVQVREDLTMPVGPVRILDTQVRQLRGKELKTVKPKQILDTENSGEENFEIKGDKGMERHNVRGNSFYCLELPLSRLGLMNWSLWHLGQLEIKSEETIMRPVSQKWGYIRIMAGTILGGILGFYVMHRVESNYKERMNERLRNYEAELRRKKDERLNEFEESSKF